The Chryseobacterium geocarposphaerae genome has a window encoding:
- a CDS encoding enoyl-CoA hydratase/isomerase family protein — translation MYTQIDIESHFDGKLKIAYLNQLETMNALTKPSLSDLKDFVKECSEDPTVRCVAISGRGRAFCSGQNLDDAFVQGNEHHDNDIIRKIVTDYYNPLVTEITRCRKPVVALVNGPAVGAGAMLALISDFVLAVDKSYFAQAFSNIGLIPDTGGTYYLPKLLGRQLANYLAFTGKKLSAEEAKSYGLVAEVFNEEEFVPKSMEILEKMSNMPTAAIKLTKKAFAASYNNTLKEQLELEGDLQQEAAETEDFKEGVSAFLEKRKPNYKGR, via the coding sequence ATGTATACACAAATTGACATTGAATCGCATTTTGACGGAAAGCTTAAAATAGCTTACCTCAATCAGCTGGAAACTATGAATGCACTTACAAAACCATCTTTATCAGATCTCAAAGATTTCGTTAAAGAATGTAGCGAAGATCCTACGGTAAGATGTGTTGCCATTTCAGGAAGAGGAAGAGCCTTTTGCTCAGGTCAGAATCTGGATGATGCTTTTGTACAAGGGAATGAACATCATGACAATGATATTATCAGAAAGATTGTCACAGACTATTACAATCCCCTGGTGACGGAAATTACCCGTTGCAGAAAACCTGTCGTTGCATTGGTAAATGGCCCTGCAGTAGGAGCCGGAGCAATGCTAGCTTTGATTTCCGATTTCGTTTTAGCGGTTGACAAATCATATTTTGCTCAGGCATTTTCAAATATTGGATTAATTCCTGATACGGGAGGAACATACTACTTACCCAAACTATTAGGAAGACAATTGGCCAATTACTTAGCATTCACAGGAAAAAAACTGTCTGCGGAAGAAGCAAAATCTTACGGTTTAGTTGCTGAAGTTTTCAATGAGGAAGAATTCGTTCCGAAATCTATGGAAATTCTTGAGAAAATGTCAAATATGCCAACTGCAGCTATTAAATTAACCAAAAAAGCATTTGCAGCTTCTTACAACAATACCCTGAAAGAACAATTGGAATTAGAAGGGGATTTACAGCAGGAAGCCGCAGAAACAGAGGATTTTAAAGAAGGAGTAAGTGCCTTTTTAGAAAAAAGAAAACCTAATTATAAAGGAAGATAA
- a CDS encoding acyltransferase, with protein sequence MNIYSYHGIRPIIKPSAYVHPQAVIIGNVEIGEEVYIGPNAVIRGDWGKIIVKDGANVQENCTLHVFPGIETILEESAHIGHGAIIHSGHIGKNCLIGMNAVVMDKAYIGDESIVGALAFVPANFRCEPRKLIVGSPAKIIRDVSDEMIKWKTEGTKLYQELAREGKDAILPCEPFTEYVQQIPTKVVDYSIWDDVK encoded by the coding sequence ATGAATATCTACTCATACCACGGAATTCGTCCCATCATCAAACCTTCTGCTTACGTTCATCCGCAAGCGGTAATTATCGGGAATGTGGAAATTGGTGAAGAAGTTTATATCGGTCCGAATGCGGTAATTCGTGGCGACTGGGGTAAAATTATTGTGAAAGACGGTGCAAATGTTCAGGAAAACTGTACCCTTCATGTTTTTCCGGGAATTGAAACCATTTTGGAAGAATCTGCACATATTGGTCATGGAGCAATCATTCATTCCGGGCACATCGGGAAAAACTGTTTAATTGGAATGAACGCTGTAGTGATGGATAAAGCCTATATCGGTGATGAAAGTATTGTTGGTGCATTAGCTTTTGTTCCGGCAAATTTCAGATGTGAACCAAGAAAATTAATCGTGGGAAGTCCGGCAAAAATTATCCGAGATGTTTCTGATGAAATGATCAAATGGAAAACAGAAGGAACAAAACTCTATCAGGAATTGGCAAGAGAAGGAAAAGATGCTATTCTTCCGTGTGAACCCTTTACGGAATATGTTCAGCAGATTCCTACGAAAGTTGTTGATTACAGCATTTGGGATGATGTGAAATAA
- a CDS encoding SMI1/KNR4 family protein, with the protein MELTFFKDFDFANFWSECSYSSKDYIEDFPGDEIIAEVENKLGYQLPKSYIELMRLQNGGLVNKSCFATTESVSWAEDHVAITGIMAIGKGKKYSLCGELGSQFMIDEWGYPADGIYICDCPSAGHDMILLDYSACGKNGEPEVVHVDQENNFKKTFLAKDFETFIRGLRQEEELEVG; encoded by the coding sequence ATGGAATTAACGTTTTTCAAAGATTTTGACTTTGCAAATTTTTGGAGTGAATGCAGTTATTCATCAAAAGATTATATAGAAGATTTTCCTGGTGATGAAATAATTGCTGAAGTTGAAAATAAATTAGGATATCAGCTTCCGAAATCTTATATCGAATTGATGAGATTGCAAAATGGCGGATTGGTGAATAAATCATGTTTTGCCACTACAGAAAGTGTCTCTTGGGCAGAAGATCATGTAGCCATTACCGGGATTATGGCGATTGGAAAAGGAAAGAAATATTCGTTGTGCGGAGAATTGGGAAGTCAGTTTATGATTGATGAATGGGGATATCCTGCCGATGGTATTTATATCTGTGACTGTCCTTCAGCCGGACACGATATGATTTTACTTGATTATTCTGCATGTGGTAAAAACGGAGAACCGGAAGTGGTGCATGTAGATCAGGAAAATAATTTTAAGAAAACCTTTCTGGCAAAAGATTTTGAAACTTTTATCAGAGGATTACGACAGGAAGAAGAATTGGAAGTAGGATAA
- a CDS encoding alpha/beta hydrolase, translating to MENYSFNFKNDFEEITIHTKDQKKLNSVLFKTQNPNGVIFYLHGNGGSIHGWGEVAEVYNNMNYDVFILDYRGYGKSEDKINSKDQLFSDVELAYDEVAKRYPENKIIILGYSVGTGLASKLASQKNAKLLILQAPYFSMEDEMDQKFSFLPKFLLKYNFETNKYLRTVKSPVIIFHGDKDEIINYKASLKLKNNFKKEDRLIILKDQNHNGITDNLDYQNSMKTILDFDNN from the coding sequence GTGGAAAACTATTCATTTAATTTTAAAAATGACTTTGAAGAAATCACAATTCATACAAAAGATCAGAAGAAATTAAACTCAGTCTTATTTAAAACTCAAAATCCAAACGGGGTTATTTTTTACCTTCACGGAAACGGAGGTTCAATACATGGGTGGGGCGAAGTTGCTGAAGTTTACAACAATATGAATTATGATGTTTTCATATTGGATTACAGAGGTTATGGAAAAAGTGAGGACAAAATCAATAGCAAGGATCAATTATTTTCAGATGTTGAACTTGCGTATGATGAAGTTGCAAAAAGATACCCTGAAAACAAAATTATTATTTTAGGATATTCAGTTGGAACCGGGCTGGCTTCAAAGTTGGCATCACAAAAAAATGCGAAACTGCTGATTTTACAGGCGCCGTACTTCAGTATGGAAGATGAGATGGATCAAAAATTTTCATTTCTTCCGAAGTTTCTTTTAAAATATAATTTTGAAACCAATAAATATTTAAGAACCGTTAAATCACCTGTTATTATTTTTCACGGAGATAAAGATGAGATTATTAACTATAAAGCATCTTTAAAACTGAAAAATAATTTCAAAAAAGAAGATCGTTTGATTATTTTAAAAGATCAGAATCATAACGGAATAACAGATAATTTGGATTATCAGAACTCAATGAAAACAATACTTGATTTTGATAATAATTAA
- a CDS encoding PaaI family thioesterase, whose protein sequence is MNPRQVAEYMFDQDEFSQWMNIKLIEVKENYCLIEMPIKKEMINGLKTVHGGVTFAFADSALAFSSNNSGDAAVALNCIINFTKAGKEGDVFRAESILVNDTRKTAVYDIKITNQNEELIAKFVGTVYKIGKKVIDL, encoded by the coding sequence ATGAACCCGAGACAGGTTGCAGAATATATGTTTGATCAGGATGAGTTTTCCCAGTGGATGAATATTAAACTGATTGAAGTAAAAGAAAATTATTGTTTAATAGAAATGCCCATCAAGAAAGAAATGATCAATGGGCTAAAAACGGTTCATGGAGGCGTTACGTTTGCTTTTGCTGATTCTGCATTGGCATTTTCGTCTAACAATTCCGGAGATGCTGCTGTTGCATTAAACTGTATCATCAATTTTACCAAAGCCGGGAAAGAAGGTGATGTTTTCAGAGCAGAAAGCATTTTGGTAAATGATACCAGAAAAACGGCTGTTTACGACATTAAAATTACTAATCAAAATGAAGAACTGATTGCAAAATTTGTCGGAACCGTATATAAAATCGGAAAAAAAGTGATCGATTTATAA
- the paaD gene encoding 1,2-phenylacetyl-CoA epoxidase subunit PaaD, translating into MNQLLDLLKTIPDPEIPVIDIVELGIVREANVTGEKTCEVIITPTYSACPAMFTIEEDIIKMMKEHGWDAKVVTKMFPIWTTDWITDEAREKLRAYGITPPEKGADEHHIGKPKKCPRCGSEHTKQISRFGSTLCKASYQCLDCLEPFDYFKCH; encoded by the coding sequence ATGAATCAGCTTTTAGATTTATTAAAAACAATTCCCGATCCGGAAATTCCGGTAATTGACATTGTGGAATTGGGGATCGTAAGAGAGGCAAATGTCACAGGCGAAAAAACTTGTGAAGTTATCATTACACCTACCTATTCTGCCTGTCCTGCGATGTTTACCATCGAGGAAGACATCATCAAAATGATGAAAGAACATGGTTGGGATGCGAAAGTAGTTACCAAAATGTTTCCGATTTGGACAACAGACTGGATCACCGATGAAGCAAGAGAAAAACTTCGTGCTTACGGAATCACCCCTCCCGAAAAAGGAGCGGATGAACATCATATCGGGAAACCGAAAAAATGTCCTCGTTGCGGTTCGGAGCACACCAAACAGATCAGTAGATTCGGATCTACGCTATGTAAGGCATCATACCAATGTCTAGATTGTTTAGAGCCTTTTGATTATTTTAAATGTCATTAA
- a CDS encoding alpha/beta hydrolase — protein sequence MIKKLLIFSTILFIFQSVVFAQTGNVKPLTIGEIRTVKSKILNEDRMVNIYLPQNFDKKNSYPVIYLLDGSMNEDFIHVTGLVQFFNQMYSMPETIIVGIANIDRKRDFTFHTDLKDLQKDYPTTGHSDKFIGFLEKELKPYIEKQFNTTDNYLFGQSLGGLLATEILLKKPEMFNNYFIISPSLWWDDESLLKQAPQLLAKIPDTKKFIYVSVGKGEHPVMVKDAEDLYDVLKKANKKNWTLEYKMMETDNHATILHRSLYEGLVRLFPYQEPKN from the coding sequence ATGATTAAAAAGCTGCTTATTTTTTCTACCATTCTGTTCATATTTCAATCTGTGGTTTTCGCCCAGACCGGAAATGTAAAGCCTTTGACTATTGGAGAGATCAGAACCGTAAAATCTAAAATTCTAAATGAAGACAGAATGGTAAACATCTATCTTCCGCAAAATTTTGATAAAAAGAATTCGTATCCGGTTATTTATCTTCTGGATGGAAGCATGAATGAGGATTTTATCCATGTTACGGGTTTAGTTCAATTCTTCAATCAGATGTATTCCATGCCGGAAACCATTATAGTCGGAATTGCGAATATCGACAGAAAAAGAGACTTTACTTTTCATACTGATTTAAAAGACTTACAGAAAGATTATCCGACAACCGGGCATTCGGATAAATTCATCGGGTTTTTAGAAAAAGAATTGAAGCCTTATATCGAAAAACAGTTTAATACAACGGATAATTATTTATTCGGACAATCATTGGGTGGTTTGTTGGCAACTGAAATTCTGCTGAAAAAGCCTGAAATGTTCAATAATTATTTTATCATCAGTCCGAGCTTGTGGTGGGATGATGAAAGCCTTTTAAAACAGGCTCCTCAGTTATTAGCCAAAATTCCGGATACTAAAAAGTTTATTTACGTTTCTGTCGGAAAAGGCGAACATCCGGTAATGGTAAAAGACGCTGAAGATTTATATGATGTTCTTAAAAAAGCCAATAAGAAAAACTGGACTTTAGAATATAAAATGATGGAAACAGACAATCATGCCACCATTCTTCACAGAAGTTTGTATGAAGGTTTGGTGAGATTGTTTCCATACCAGGAACCAAAAAATTAA
- the paaZ gene encoding phenylacetic acid degradation bifunctional protein PaaZ has translation MEKLKNYIYGQWVEGTGNGIPLYNAVNGEQVAISDTEGLNFEQALDYGRKVGYKNLSSMTFYDRGEMLKKVALYLLERKKKYYELSYKTGATHVDSWVDIEGGFGTFFTYSGLAKRMLPNTPFWVDGDTQKISANGTFLGTHILTPSEGVSIQINAYNFPVWGMLEKLSTSLLAGVPSIVKPSPFGSYLTNAVFQDMIESGILPEGAVQLVCGEPGNILDYVQDGDSVLFTGSATTGRKLKSLPSIAGNAVRFNMEADSLNCSILGLDAKPGTPEFDLFIKEVRNEMTTKAGQKCTAIRRIIVPENLIGDVQNALSKALDQTKIGNPLSRETRMGSLVGKQQYDEVVRKVNLLKAETELIYDGKHELVDADYEKGAFMSPKLFLNDKPFEKNISHDVEAFGPVSTLMPYKDAEEAAALAKRGKGSLVGSIVSHDNNFVAETSWKMASQHGRIFVLNRDSAKESTGHGSPLPTLMHGGPGRAGGGEEMGGLNGLHFFLQKTAIQGSPDILTAVTKIYQQGAEKKYSDKHPFQKYFEEVEVGDSLETAGRTVTDADIVNFSNVSWDHFYAHTDATSLTGTIFDKTVAHGYFILSAAAGLFVSGKKGPVIANYGLENCSFFKPVYAGDTITVYLTAKEKINRGVKGRNIPSGVVKWLVEVVNQRDEIVCVATILTLVAKQSPFIDLNLKNIQKTLNGLTESTQPSWGKMSPQQMIEHLEHGVLVSLGEPEAEKCFTPEEHLEKWQDSLYNHRKMPKDFPAPYLAEDEKLLELRHKNLEAAKISFMDNLKRFSIYYKENPHAEHTNFVFGKLNKEMWELMHRKHFTHHFEQFGLI, from the coding sequence ATGGAAAAGTTAAAAAACTATATCTACGGACAATGGGTAGAAGGTACCGGGAACGGAATTCCTTTGTACAATGCTGTCAACGGTGAACAGGTTGCCATTTCCGATACAGAAGGTCTGAATTTCGAACAGGCTTTGGATTACGGAAGAAAGGTAGGCTACAAAAACCTTTCATCCATGACGTTCTATGATCGTGGAGAAATGTTGAAGAAAGTCGCGCTTTACCTTTTAGAAAGAAAGAAAAAATATTACGAATTATCTTATAAAACAGGGGCTACTCACGTTGATTCCTGGGTGGATATCGAAGGAGGTTTCGGTACTTTCTTCACGTATTCAGGATTGGCAAAAAGAATGCTTCCCAACACTCCGTTTTGGGTGGATGGTGATACCCAGAAAATTTCTGCTAACGGAACTTTCCTGGGAACTCACATTTTAACGCCAAGTGAAGGGGTTTCTATTCAAATTAACGCCTACAATTTTCCGGTTTGGGGAATGTTGGAAAAATTGTCCACATCGTTGTTGGCAGGTGTTCCATCAATTGTTAAGCCGTCTCCGTTTGGTTCATATTTAACAAATGCGGTTTTTCAAGATATGATTGAAAGCGGAATTCTTCCGGAAGGTGCCGTTCAGTTGGTGTGTGGCGAACCGGGAAATATTCTGGATTATGTTCAGGATGGAGATTCTGTGTTGTTTACAGGTTCCGCGACGACGGGTAGAAAACTAAAGTCTTTACCATCAATTGCTGGAAATGCTGTTCGTTTCAATATGGAAGCCGATTCCTTGAACTGTTCGATTCTTGGGCTGGATGCAAAACCGGGAACTCCGGAATTTGATTTATTCATCAAAGAAGTTCGTAACGAAATGACCACGAAGGCAGGTCAAAAATGTACGGCAATCCGAAGAATTATCGTTCCTGAAAATCTGATCGGAGACGTTCAGAATGCTTTATCAAAAGCTTTAGATCAGACAAAAATCGGAAATCCATTGAGTAGGGAAACCAGAATGGGATCTTTAGTTGGAAAACAGCAGTATGATGAGGTGGTAAGAAAAGTCAATTTATTAAAGGCTGAAACGGAACTGATTTACGATGGAAAACATGAATTGGTAGACGCTGACTACGAAAAAGGGGCCTTTATGAGTCCGAAATTGTTCTTAAATGATAAACCTTTCGAAAAAAATATCTCTCATGATGTCGAAGCTTTCGGTCCGGTTTCTACGTTGATGCCTTACAAAGATGCGGAAGAAGCTGCAGCGTTGGCGAAAAGAGGGAAAGGAAGTCTGGTAGGTTCGATTGTTTCTCACGATAACAATTTCGTAGCAGAAACTTCATGGAAAATGGCTTCACAGCATGGAAGAATTTTCGTGTTAAACAGAGACAGTGCTAAAGAAAGTACAGGCCACGGTTCTCCGCTTCCGACATTGATGCACGGTGGTCCCGGTAGAGCAGGAGGAGGAGAGGAAATGGGCGGATTAAACGGCCTTCATTTCTTCCTTCAGAAAACAGCCATCCAAGGTTCTCCGGATATTTTAACGGCGGTTACTAAAATTTATCAGCAAGGCGCTGAGAAAAAATATTCGGATAAGCATCCTTTCCAGAAATATTTTGAAGAAGTTGAGGTTGGAGATTCTTTGGAAACAGCAGGAAGAACGGTTACCGATGCGGATATCGTAAACTTCTCCAATGTTTCATGGGATCATTTCTATGCGCACACCGATGCAACAAGTTTAACGGGAACGATCTTCGATAAAACGGTTGCTCATGGATATTTTATCCTTTCTGCCGCAGCAGGATTGTTCGTTTCAGGGAAAAAAGGACCTGTTATCGCCAATTACGGATTGGAAAACTGTTCGTTCTTCAAACCTGTTTATGCAGGAGATACCATTACGGTTTATTTAACGGCGAAAGAAAAGATCAACCGTGGAGTTAAGGGAAGAAATATTCCTTCCGGTGTGGTGAAATGGTTGGTTGAAGTGGTGAATCAAAGAGATGAGATCGTTTGTGTAGCTACAATTTTGACATTAGTGGCAAAGCAGTCTCCTTTCATTGATTTAAACTTAAAAAACATTCAGAAAACATTGAATGGTTTAACGGAATCCACTCAGCCAAGCTGGGGTAAAATGTCTCCTCAGCAAATGATTGAGCATTTGGAGCATGGCGTTTTGGTAAGTTTGGGTGAGCCTGAAGCCGAAAAATGCTTTACTCCTGAAGAGCATTTGGAAAAATGGCAGGATTCTTTGTACAATCACAGAAAAATGCCAAAAGACTTTCCTGCACCATATCTAGCTGAAGATGAAAAATTATTAGAATTAAGACATAAAAATCTTGAAGCAGCAAAAATTTCTTTCATGGATAATCTGAAACGATTCTCTATTTATTACAAAGAAAATCCACACGCAGAGCATACGAATTTTGTGTTTGGAAAACTGAACAAAGAAATGTGGGAACTGATGCACAGAAAGCATTTTACCCACCATTTTGAGCAGTTTGGATTGATTTAA
- the pcaF gene encoding 3-oxoadipyl-CoA thiolase, whose product MNNVYVIDYVRTPISKLQGGLSEVRADDLAAIVIKEVVARNPEVPVNEIEDVIFGCANQAGEDNRNVARMGLLLAGLPYKIGGETVNRLCASGMSAVANAFRSIAAGEGEIYIAGGVEHMTRSPYVMSKPSAAFGRDSQMFDTTFGWRFVNPKMKELYGVDGMGDTAENLADIHNISREDQDKFALWSQQKATKAQESGRLAEEIVKVEIPQRKGEPKIFDTDEFIKPTSSMEGLGKLRPAFRKEGTVTAGNASGMNDGAAALILASEEAVKKYGLKPKAKILGSSVAGVEPRIMGIGPVEATQKLLKRLNLALDDMDIIELNEAFAAQALAVTRTLGLKDDDSRINPNGGAIAIGHPLGVSGARIVGSAAMELQKQNKKYALCTLCIGVGQGYAMVIERV is encoded by the coding sequence ATGAACAACGTATACGTTATAGACTATGTCAGAACTCCCATTTCAAAATTACAGGGAGGATTATCCGAAGTAAGAGCGGATGATTTGGCTGCTATTGTTATTAAAGAAGTGGTAGCAAGAAATCCGGAAGTTCCTGTTAATGAAATTGAGGATGTTATTTTCGGATGCGCGAACCAAGCAGGTGAAGATAACAGAAATGTGGCAAGAATGGGGCTTTTATTGGCAGGGCTTCCTTACAAAATAGGTGGAGAGACGGTAAACAGATTGTGTGCTTCGGGCATGTCTGCTGTTGCCAATGCTTTCCGTTCGATTGCTGCAGGAGAAGGCGAAATTTACATCGCAGGTGGAGTAGAGCACATGACGCGTTCACCATATGTCATGTCAAAACCAAGTGCTGCTTTCGGTAGAGACAGTCAGATGTTTGATACGACTTTTGGATGGAGATTTGTTAATCCAAAAATGAAAGAATTATATGGTGTTGACGGAATGGGAGATACTGCTGAAAACTTAGCGGATATTCATAACATCAGCCGTGAAGATCAGGATAAATTTGCCCTTTGGTCACAACAAAAAGCAACGAAAGCTCAGGAGAGCGGAAGATTAGCGGAAGAGATTGTAAAAGTTGAAATTCCACAAAGAAAGGGCGAACCAAAAATTTTTGATACTGACGAATTTATCAAACCTACTTCTTCAATGGAAGGATTAGGAAAGCTTCGTCCGGCTTTCAGAAAAGAAGGAACAGTAACCGCAGGAAACGCTTCTGGAATGAACGATGGTGCTGCAGCTTTAATTCTTGCAAGTGAAGAAGCGGTGAAAAAATATGGTTTAAAACCTAAAGCTAAGATCTTAGGATCATCTGTTGCAGGTGTTGAACCAAGAATTATGGGAATCGGACCTGTTGAAGCGACTCAGAAACTATTAAAAAGACTGAATCTTGCATTAGATGATATGGACATCATCGAGTTGAATGAAGCATTTGCAGCTCAGGCTTTGGCAGTAACAAGAACATTGGGATTAAAAGACGATGATTCAAGAATAAATCCAAACGGAGGAGCTATCGCAATCGGTCATCCACTTGGAGTTTCTGGTGCAAGAATCGTTGGTTCTGCCGCAATGGAACTTCAAAAACAAAATAAAAAATATGCATTATGTACGCTTTGTATCGGTGTCGGACAAGGGTATGCAATGGTGATTGAAAGAGTTTAA
- a CDS encoding DUF6624 domain-containing protein, whose translation MRKIFLLLFGISAFLMNAQQKINETLKKELDEIMRVDQGYRMLFDTETTPEKKAQLLKDLNVDEEEFKKKNWKLVAEHDSLNMQKIEKIIAQYGYPGKSLVGEPTNQAAWYVIQHSKKIDKYLPLIKEAGKKKEIPFTWVAMMEDRYLMYNNKEQIYGTQGAGEMTLDKNHKQTFINFIWPIKDPENVNKRRKEAGFDSTVEENAQRMFGKDFKYERYTLEQVMELRSKKTEHHH comes from the coding sequence ATGAGAAAAATATTTTTACTGCTTTTCGGGATTTCTGCCTTTCTGATGAATGCTCAGCAGAAAATAAATGAAACATTGAAGAAGGAGCTCGATGAAATCATGAGAGTGGATCAGGGATACAGGATGTTATTTGATACGGAAACAACTCCGGAGAAAAAAGCTCAGCTTCTGAAAGATCTTAATGTTGATGAAGAAGAATTCAAAAAGAAAAACTGGAAATTGGTTGCAGAGCATGACAGTTTGAATATGCAGAAAATTGAAAAAATTATTGCGCAGTATGGCTATCCCGGAAAAAGCCTTGTAGGAGAGCCCACCAATCAGGCTGCTTGGTATGTAATTCAGCATTCAAAAAAAATTGATAAATATCTTCCACTGATCAAGGAAGCAGGAAAAAAGAAGGAAATTCCGTTCACATGGGTAGCGATGATGGAAGACCGTTATCTTATGTATAACAATAAGGAACAGATCTATGGAACGCAGGGAGCAGGTGAAATGACATTGGATAAAAATCATAAGCAAACGTTTATCAATTTTATCTGGCCAATCAAAGATCCTGAAAACGTTAATAAAAGAAGAAAGGAAGCAGGATTCGATTCTACTGTTGAAGAGAATGCTCAAAGAATGTTTGGAAAAGACTTCAAATATGAACGCTATACTTTAGAACAAGTCATGGAGTTAAGAAGTAAAAAAACGGAACATCATCATTAA
- a CDS encoding 3-hydroxyacyl-CoA dehydrogenase NAD-binding domain-containing protein — protein sequence MKVGIIGAGTMGIGIAQVAATNGCKVWVYDANPKQVETATVGLEKTLTKLVDKQKISSEKMTEILANISIATELKDFKDCELVIEAIIENKEIKTKVFTELEKHVSENCVIGSNTSSISITSLGAELQKPERFIGIHFFNPAPLMPLVEVIPSLLTEKSLAEKIYNLMKDWGKTPVIAKDIPGFIVNRIARPYYGEALRIVEENIATVEQVDEAMKTIGNFKMGPFELMDLIGVDVNFSVTKTVYNEYFYDPKYKPSLLQQRMSEAKLHGRKTGKGFYDYSENAQNPVAEIDKGDSTTERSQKDDALYQQIFLRIISMLINEAVEAKRLGVATDEDLELAMQKGVNYPKGLLAWGKEIGYAKISETLQNLYEEYQEERYRQSPLLRKLN from the coding sequence ATGAAAGTAGGAATTATCGGTGCCGGAACGATGGGAATCGGCATTGCACAAGTAGCCGCGACAAACGGATGCAAGGTTTGGGTGTACGATGCCAATCCGAAACAAGTAGAAACGGCAACCGTAGGTTTGGAAAAAACATTAACCAAATTGGTTGATAAGCAGAAAATTTCATCAGAAAAAATGACTGAAATTTTAGCTAATATTTCCATTGCTACAGAATTAAAAGACTTCAAAGATTGTGAATTGGTCATTGAAGCTATCATCGAAAACAAAGAAATCAAAACCAAAGTTTTCACAGAATTAGAGAAACACGTTTCGGAAAACTGTGTCATTGGTTCCAATACATCATCCATTTCCATCACCTCTCTCGGTGCGGAGTTACAAAAACCGGAGCGTTTTATCGGAATTCACTTTTTCAATCCAGCTCCATTGATGCCTTTAGTTGAGGTTATACCTTCTTTATTAACAGAAAAATCATTAGCGGAAAAAATCTACAATCTCATGAAAGATTGGGGCAAAACTCCTGTGATTGCTAAAGATATTCCCGGATTTATCGTCAACCGAATCGCCCGTCCTTACTACGGTGAAGCATTAAGAATAGTTGAAGAGAATATTGCAACGGTAGAACAAGTTGATGAAGCTATGAAAACCATTGGTAACTTCAAAATGGGACCTTTTGAATTAATGGATTTAATCGGTGTTGACGTGAATTTTTCCGTAACAAAAACAGTGTACAACGAATATTTCTACGATCCAAAATACAAACCATCTCTTCTTCAGCAAAGAATGTCTGAAGCCAAACTTCACGGCAGAAAAACAGGAAAAGGTTTCTACGATTATTCAGAAAATGCTCAAAATCCTGTTGCAGAAATCGACAAAGGAGATTCGACGACTGAAAGGAGTCAAAAAGACGATGCTCTTTATCAACAGATTTTCTTGAGAATTATTTCCATGTTGATTAATGAAGCAGTAGAAGCCAAAAGATTAGGTGTTGCCACCGATGAAGATCTGGAATTGGCAATGCAGAAAGGCGTAAACTATCCAAAAGGATTATTGGCTTGGGGAAAAGAAATCGGATATGCAAAAATCTCCGAAACCCTGCAGAATCTTTACGAAGAATATCAAGAAGAAAGATACAGACAAAGTCCGTTGCTTCGTAAATTAAATTAG